CGGAAGGTGTGGTGCGGACCGTGGTTGATGGCCGTGAGGAAGATGATCGGGATGTCCCGTGTCCGCTCACGCCTCTTGATGTGCGCGGCGGTCTCGAAACCGTCCATCCCCGGCATCTGGACGTCCAGCAGGATGACCGCGAAGTCGTCCGTCAGCAGCGCCTTGAGCGCTTCCTCCCCGGACGATGCCCGCACCAGCGTCTGATCGAGCGCGGAGAGGATGGCCTCCAGCGCCAGCAGATTCTCCGGCCGGTCATCGACCAGGAGGATCTTGGCCTTCTGCACCATGGCCCGCCCTCCTCGCCCCGGCTGTGTACCGGGCGCCGCCCCAGAGGACGACTCCCTTACGCCGTCCGTCCTTGTGCCGGTCATGGTAGCCGCACCCCGCCTGTCGCCACACCCTGTCACCGCGATGTCACTGTGCACGTAGCAAAAACGTCACAGGAGCCCGGAAGGTTCCCCGAATCTCTGCGGCCCACACGTGATCGCCCACAAAAACTCATCGTCCCCCCACAGGTTCGCACAGCCTCCGGTCGGCGACCGAAGCCCCTCCCGGCGTCGGGTCTTTGTCACTTCTGATGCATCCACTGCTCCATCACCGTCAGCAGATGATCGGGATCGACCGGCTTTGTCACGTAGTCGGATGCGCCGGAGTCGATGGCCTTCTCCCGGTCGCCCTTCATCGCCTTGGCGGTGAGCGCGATGATCGGCAGCCCCGCAAACTGCGGCATCCTGCGGATCGCCGTCGTCGTCGCGTACCCGTCCATCTCCGGCATCATGATGTCCATCAGGACCAGCGTCACATCGTCGTGCTGCTCCAACACCTCGATGCCCTCCCGGCCGTTCTCGGCGTACAGCACCGACAGACCGTGCTGTTCGAGGACACTCGTCAGCGCGAAGACATTACGGATGTCGTCGTCCACGATCAGCACCTTCTCACCGCTGAACGAGTACGTACGCCGCTCCTCCGGGGCCTCCTGCTGGTCGGCGGCCCAGGACTCGTCCGCCCCCGAACCACCCGACGGCCGCGATCCGTTGGCCGAGCCCGCGCCCCCGGCTCCCGGTGCCCCCCCGGACGCGCCTCCCGCGTCCCCGGCACGCCCCGGCAGGCCGTTCAGCTGCTCCGCGGCGCCCAGGGCCTTACGCCGCCGCCGGAACAGCGCCGCGGACCCCGTACGGGGCTCCGACGGGGCCATGGACCGCTCCAGCCGCGCCTGCTCCTGCGACAACAGGGCACCCGCGTCGCCCATGCCACGTCCGGGCTCGATGCCGGGCGTCAGCTGCGGATAGCCCTGCGGCGGCAGTTCACTGGCGTGCAGCGGCAGATACAGGGTGAACGTCGAGCCGCGGCCCGGTTCGCTCGCCGCGTGGATCTCACCGCCGAGCAGCCGGGCGATCTCCCGGCTGATGGACAGCCCGAGCCCCGTACCTCCGTACTTACGGCTCGTCGTACCGTCCGCCTGCTTGAACGCCTCGAAGATCACCCGCATCTTGCTCGCCGCGATCCCGATACCGGTGTCGGTGACCGAGAAGGCGATCAGATCGGCGTCCGCGTCGCGCAGCGACCCGGCCTCCAGCAACTGCTCCCTGATCGCGTGCGGCACATCCGCCCCGGCAGGCCGGATCACCAGCTCCACCGCGCCCGTGTCGGTGAACTTCACCGCGTTGGACAGCAGATTGCGCAGCACCTGGAGCAGCCGCTGCTCGTCGGTGTGCAGCGTCGCCGGCAGCTCCGGGGAGACCCGTACGGAGAAGTCCAGCCCCTTCTCCGCCGTCAGCGGCCGGAACGTCGCCTCGACGTAGTCGACGAGCTGCACCAGCGCGATCCGCGTCGGGCTGACGTCCATCTTGCCCGCCTCGACCTTCGACAGGTCGAGGATGTCGTTGATCAGCTGAAGGAGGTCCGAGCCCGCGCCGTGGATGGTCTCGGCGAACTCCACCTGCTTCGGGGAGAGATTCATCTCCGCGTTGTCGGCGAGCAGCTTCGCCAGGATGAGCAGCGAGTTCAGCGGCGTACGCAACTCGTGCGACATGTTCGCCAGGAACTCGGACTTGTAGCGCATGGAGACCGCGAGTTGCTCGGCACGCTCCTCCAGCACCTGCCGCGCCTCTTCGATCTCGGTGTTCTTCACCTCGATGTCGCGGTTCTGGCGCGCCAGCAGCTCCGCCTTCTCCTCCAGCTCCGCGTTGGAGGACTGGAGGGCCTTCTGCCGGTTCTCCAGCTCCGCGGAGCGCTCGCGCAGCTGCTCCGTCAGCTCCTGCGACTGCTTGAGCAGTACCTCGGTCTTCGTGTTGACGCTGATCGTGTTGACGCTCGTCGCGATCATCTCGGCGATCTGGTTGAGGAAGTCCCGCTGGATCTGGGTGAACGGCTGGAACGACGCCAGCTCGATCACCCCGAGGACCTTCCCCTCGAACAGCACCGGCAGCACGATCACGTACGCCGGCGCCGCCTCGCCGAGCCCGGAGCAGATCTTGAGATACCCCGGCGGAACGTTGACCTGGATCGTCCGCTTCTCCTCGGCGGCCGTCCCGATGAGCGTCTCACCGGGCCGGAAGGACGTCGGCATCGAACCCGCCGAGTAGCCGTAACTGCCGCGCATGCACAGCTCGTACGAGCCGTCCCGGCCTCCGGCCGTCCCCAGCTCGGAGACGGCACCGGTCGGCATCGCGAGGAAGAACGCGCCGTGCTGCGCCGCGACCACCGGCGTCAGCTCGCTCATGATCAGCGAGGCCACGTCGTCCAGATCGCGGCGGCCCTGCATCAGTCCGGAGATACGGGCCAGGTTGCCCTTGAGCCAGTCCTGCTCCTCGTTGGCGAGGGTGGTGTCACGCAGGTTGGCGATCATGGTGTTGATGTTGTCCTGGAGGACCTGGATCTCGCCGGCCGCGTCGACGTCGATCTTCAGGTTCAGATCGCCGCGGGTCACCGCGGTGGCGACGGCGGCGATCGCCCGCACCTGACGGGTCAGGTTCCCGGCCATCTCGTTCACGGACTCGGTGAGGTCGCGCCAGGTGCCGTCGACGTCCCTGACCCGGGCCTGGCCGCCCAGCTGCCCGTCCGTACCCACCTCGCGGGCCACGCGCGTGACCTGCTCGGCGAACGACGACAGCTGGTCGACCATCGTGTTGATCGTGTTCTTCAGTTCCAGGATCTCACCGCGGGCATCGATGTCGATCTTCTTGGTGAGGTCGCCCTTGGCGATGGCGGTGGTGACCGCCGCGATCTGGCGCACCTGGCCGGTCAGGTTGGACGCCATGGAGTTCACCGACTCGGTGAGGTCCTTCCACGTCCCGGAGACACCGGGGACCCGCGCCTGGCCGCCCAGCGCGCCCTCGGTGCCCACCTCGCGCGCGACCCGTGTCACCTCGTCGGCGAACGACGACAGCGTCGTCACCATGATGTTGACGGTGTCGGCGAGTTCGGCGACCTCGCCGCGCGCCTCGACGGTCACCTTCTTGGTGAGGTCGCCGTTGGCGACGGCCGAGGACACCCGCGAGATGTTCCGCACCTGCGAGGTCAGGTTGTTGGCCATCGTGTTGACGTTGTCGCTGAGGTCCTTCCAGATGCCGGTGACGCCGCGTACCCGCGCCTGGCCGCCGAGGATGCCCTCCGTGCCCACCTCGCGGGCCACCCGGGTCACCTCGTCGGCGAAGTTCGACAGCTGGTCCACCATCGTGTTGACGGTCGTGACGAGGTCGAGGATCTCGCCCTTCGCGTCGACGGTGATCTTCTTCGACAGATCGCCCTTGGCGACGGCCGTCGTGACCTCGGCGATGTTCCGCACCTGCGACGTCAGGTTGTTCGCCATGAAGTTGACGGACTGCGTGAGGTCCTTCCAGGTGCCCGAGACACCCTGCACCTCGGCCTGGCCGCCGAGGATGCCCTCCGTACCGACCTCACGGGCGACCCGGGTCACCTGCTCGGCGAAGTTCGACAGCTGGTCCACCATCGTGTTGAGGGTGTTCTTCAGCTCCAGGATCTCGCCGCGCGCGTCCACGTCGATCTTCTGCGAGAGGTCACCGCGCGCCACGGCCGTGGCGACCTGAGCGATGTTGCGGACCTGGGAGGTCAGGTTCCCCGCCATGCCGTTCACCGAGTCGGTCAGATCACGCCAGACACCGGCGACGCCCGGCACCTGCGCCTGGCCGCCCAGCCTGCCGTCCGTACCCACCTCACGGGCGACCCGGGTCACCTGCTCCGCGAACGCCGAGAGCTGGTCGACCATCGTGTTGATGGTGTTCTTCAGTTCGAGGATCTCGCCACGGGCGTCCACGTCGATCTTCTGCGACAGGTCACCGCGCGCCACGGCCGTGGTCACCTGGGCGATCTGGCGCACCTGGTCCGTCAGGTTGCCGGCCATGAAGTTGACGGAGTCGGTGAGTTCCTTCCAGGTGCCGGAGACGCCGTCCACCCGCGCCTGACCGCCCAGCCTGCCCTCCGTACCCACGTCACGCGCCATGCGCGTCACCTGGTCGGCGAACGACGACAGCTGCGCCACCATCGTGTTGACGGTGTTCTTCAGCTCCAGCATCTCGCCCGCGACATCGACGGTGACCTTCTGCGACAGGTCACCGTTCGCGACCGCCGTCGTCACCTGCGCGATGTCCCGCACCTGGCCGGTGAGATTGCGGAACGCCGTGTTGACGGAGTCGGTGAGGTCCTTCCACGTACCGGCGGCTCCCGGCACCTCGGCCTGGCCGCCCAGCTGGCCCTCCACGCCGACCTCACGCGCGACGCGTGTCACCTCGGAGCCGAACGAATTGAGCTGCCGCACCATCGTGTTGACGGTGTTCTTCAGCTCAAGCATCTCGCCCGCGACATCGACGGTGACCTTCTGCGACAGGTCACCGTTCGCGACCGCCGTCGTCACCTGCGCGATGTCCCGCACCTGCGTGGTCAGATTGCGGAAGACCGTATTGACCGAGTCCGTCAGGTCCTTCCACGTGCCCGCCGCGCCCGGCACCTGCGCCTGGCCGCCCAGCACACCGGAGCCGCCGACCTCGCTCGCCACGCGTGTCACCTCGTCGGCGAACGTACGCAGCGTCTCCGTCATCTGGTTGATCGTCTCGGCGAGCTGCGCGACCTCTCCGCGCGCGCTCACGGTCACCTTCTGGGAGAGGTCGCCGTTCGCGACGGCGGTGGTGACCTCGGCGATACCGCGCACCTGACTCGTCAGGTTGCCCGCCATCGTGTTCACCGAGTCGGTGAGGTCCTTCCACACACCGGCCACGCCGGGCACGGTCGCCTGACCGCCCAGCTCGCCCTCGGTGCCCACCTCGCGGGCCACCCGGGTCACCTCGGACGAGAACGACGACAGCTGGTCCACCATCGTGTTGACGGTGTTCTTCAGCTGGAGCATCTCGCCGGCCACATGCACGGTCACCTTGCGCGACAGATCGCCCTTGGCGACGGCCGTCGTGACGAGAGCAATGTCACGTACCTGAGCGGTGAGCCGGTACGCCATCGTGTTGACGGAGTCCGTGAGGTCTTTCCACGAACCGGACATTCCGCGCACCTTGGCCTGGCCGCCGAGCTTGCCCTCGGTACCGACCTCCAGCGCCACGCGCGTGACCTCGTCCGTGAACGCGGACAGCTGGTCGACCAGGTTGTTGACGGTCCTGGCGACCTTCAGGAACTCACCGCGCAGCGGGCGCTCCGTCCCCGCCGGGCCCTCGGTGAAGTGCGAACGCAGCTCCATCCGCTGCTCCAGGTCGCCCTCGGCGACCGCCGACAGCACCCGTCCGACCTCGGAGACGGGCCGCGCCAGGTCGTCCACCAGGGCGTTCGACGCGTCGATGGCGGCGGCCCAGGACCCCTCGCAGGTGCCCGTCTCCAGCCGCTCCGTGAGCTTTCCCTCACGGCCGACCATGCGCCGTACCCGGGCCAGCTCGCCCGTCAGATGCAGATTGCGGTCCGCGACCTCGTTGAACACGGCGGCGATCTCCGCCATCACGTCGTCGCCGGAGACGGTGAGGCGTTTACGGAAGTTGCCGTCACGCATCGCCACCAGGGCCGTCAGCAGTCTGTTCAGCTCCGCCGCGTCGACCTCGGTGGCCCCGTTGTGCCGGGACCGTCCGCCTTTCGCGCGCGTGCTGTTGCGACGCGCCGCCACACCAGACTCCACCGTGTCCCTCCCGCGGGGGTTGACCGTACTGCTCAGAGTGTTGCTCGGACCGGTTGCCCGGACTGTCCGTGGATCCTGCCCAGTGTTTCACCACGGCCGAGCCCGGCGACAACACTTCGGCAGCTTCGCTCGGGGTCCGTCGTTCGGATCAGGCCGGGCTGATCCAAGCGACAGAACCTAGCGTCCCCACCCCCGGTAGGCGGAAACAGTGCCGACCGGCCCCCGCCCACGCAGCGAAGGTAAGTAACCTGGCATCCGGCTGTCCAACCGTCCCGGTCCGCCCGGCGGGGGCGGCGTGGCGAACGTACTACCACCGGGCATCGGTGAGGACGGGGCCGCATCATGGCAGAGCCGGGCGTCGAGACGCGTACGAGGAGTTCTGTGATCACCGCGCGGGCGGCTGCCAGCTTCGACCCTGTGGGGCGGTCCGTCGCGACCGCCCGTGCCTTTGTCCGGGACACGCTCCAGGGCTGGGGCCACGCCGATGTCGTGGACGACGCCGTCGTCCTCACCAGCGAACTCGTCACCAACGCGGTGATCCACGCGGGCACATCGGCGGACGTCCTCTGCCTCCGTAAGGAGGACGGCGTCCGCGTCGAGGTCTCCGACCGCTACCCCGAACGTGAGATCCCCATGCAGGGCACGGGGCTGTCCCTGGGCAGCCCCGACCGGGAGAACGGACGCGGTCTGCTGCTCTGCGCGGCGCTCGCCTCCCGCTGGGGCGTCGACTACACCCCCACGCACAAACGTGTCTGGTTTCAGCTCGACCTCCCGGACCGCCCCGTGGGCGCCCGGTCCGCCGGCCCGGTCCTGCCGAACGCGCTCCTCCCCGTCACCGACGAACACGTCAGGGTCGCCGTCGTCCAGATCGACCGGACCGGAGCCGTCTCGTCCTGGAACGAGGACGCGCGGCATCTCTTCGGCTACCCCGCCGACCAGGTCATCGGCAAACCCCTCACCGACTTCGCCGCCTGGCCGCACACCCCGGGCATCGGCACGGGCATCGTCGAGGCGCTGCTGCTGTCCCGCTGGGAGGGCAGTTACGGAATCCGGGACAGCGACGGCCGGGTCGTTCCCGTGTACGCCTCCCATCTCCGGGTGCGCGACACCGAGGGCGAACCGTCCACGGTCTGCCTTCTCGTACGCGACGACGAGCGCGCCGTCATCCAGACCCCGCAGCGCGCCCCCGTCACCGAGGCGGGCAACGAGAACCGCGCCGTGGACCCCTTCGAGGTCTTCATCGGCTCACCGGCCCCGGAGGACCTGGACGGACTGCTCCAGCGCACCGTCGAACGCGCCCGCGACATGCTCGAAGGCGATTCGGCCTTCCTGCTGCTCGCCACCGACGACGAGACGGAGCTGGAGGTACGCGCCACGACGGGCCTCCCGTCGGCCCGGCAGCGCTTCGCCCGCGTCCCGGTGGAGGCCGGCACGGGGCGGTACGGCTCGGCCCGGATGCCCGCCGTCCACGAGGACCTGGCCGTCGTCCCCGGCGCGGTCCCGCTCCTCAACGGCACCGGCATGCGCTCCGTGGTCACGGTGCCGCTCAAGGTCGAGGGCCGGCTCACCGGTTCGCTCGGTGTCGCCGCGGAGTCCCCGGGCCGCTATTCCAACGAGGAGGCGCTGCGCCTCCAGTTCGCCGCCGACCGCATCGCACTGGCCGTGGAGTCGGCCCGCCTCGGTGAGCTGGAACGGCTCCGCCGCGGATCGCTGTCCTTCCTCGTCGAGGCGTCCGACCTGCTGGCGGGCACCCTGGACCGGGATCAGACGCTGGCGCTGATGGCCCAGATGACGGTGCCGACCCTCGCGACGTGGTGCGCCGTCTACACCATCGCGGACCAGGCGTCGGACCCGTACCTCTCCTACGTGCTGCACGAGGACGAGGAGCGCATCGACGGGCTGAAGGCGCTGCTGTCCACGATCGATCCGCCCGAACCGGTACCGACCCCGGGCGCCCGCGTCTGGACGGGCCCGGCCGACGCCGCGCACCGGGCCGCGC
Above is a window of Streptomyces sp. NBC_01498 DNA encoding:
- a CDS encoding SpoIIE family protein phosphatase → MAEPGVETRTRSSVITARAAASFDPVGRSVATARAFVRDTLQGWGHADVVDDAVVLTSELVTNAVIHAGTSADVLCLRKEDGVRVEVSDRYPEREIPMQGTGLSLGSPDRENGRGLLLCAALASRWGVDYTPTHKRVWFQLDLPDRPVGARSAGPVLPNALLPVTDEHVRVAVVQIDRTGAVSSWNEDARHLFGYPADQVIGKPLTDFAAWPHTPGIGTGIVEALLLSRWEGSYGIRDSDGRVVPVYASHLRVRDTEGEPSTVCLLVRDDERAVIQTPQRAPVTEAGNENRAVDPFEVFIGSPAPEDLDGLLQRTVERARDMLEGDSAFLLLATDDETELEVRATTGLPSARQRFARVPVEAGTGRYGSARMPAVHEDLAVVPGAVPLLNGTGMRSVVTVPLKVEGRLTGSLGVAAESPGRYSNEEALRLQFAADRIALAVESARLGELERLRRGSLSFLVEASDLLAGTLDRDQTLALMAQMTVPTLATWCAVYTIADQASDPYLSYVLHEDEERIDGLKALLSTIDPPEPVPTPGARVWTGPADAAHRAALRTSMRELGGTSTPVSSGIGTTLATAAAVGGETVVLPLVARNRVIGMLTLGRPSDDHFRQEVLELADDLSRRAALALDNARLYSERMAISQSLQRSLLPPELPQVPNVEVEVIYRAAGEGNEVGGDFYDLFPIRDGAYGFAIGDVCGTGPEAAAVTGLARHALRLLAREGFSGPAVLERLNAAILDEGARSRFLTLLYGELWPQEDGSAVLKVVCAGHPLPLRLRQDGSVEAAAEPQPLLGVLDDLELYEQTVTLDPGDVLLCVTDGVTERREGTRMLGDDGLIEVLRGCTGLTAGAVASRVLRAVERFAAEPASDDMAILAMRVPEPHTN
- a CDS encoding HAMP domain-containing protein, giving the protein MESGVAARRNSTRAKGGRSRHNGATEVDAAELNRLLTALVAMRDGNFRKRLTVSGDDVMAEIAAVFNEVADRNLHLTGELARVRRMVGREGKLTERLETGTCEGSWAAAIDASNALVDDLARPVSEVGRVLSAVAEGDLEQRMELRSHFTEGPAGTERPLRGEFLKVARTVNNLVDQLSAFTDEVTRVALEVGTEGKLGGQAKVRGMSGSWKDLTDSVNTMAYRLTAQVRDIALVTTAVAKGDLSRKVTVHVAGEMLQLKNTVNTMVDQLSSFSSEVTRVAREVGTEGELGGQATVPGVAGVWKDLTDSVNTMAGNLTSQVRGIAEVTTAVANGDLSQKVTVSARGEVAQLAETINQMTETLRTFADEVTRVASEVGGSGVLGGQAQVPGAAGTWKDLTDSVNTVFRNLTTQVRDIAQVTTAVANGDLSQKVTVDVAGEMLELKNTVNTMVRQLNSFGSEVTRVAREVGVEGQLGGQAEVPGAAGTWKDLTDSVNTAFRNLTGQVRDIAQVTTAVANGDLSQKVTVDVAGEMLELKNTVNTMVAQLSSFADQVTRMARDVGTEGRLGGQARVDGVSGTWKELTDSVNFMAGNLTDQVRQIAQVTTAVARGDLSQKIDVDARGEILELKNTINTMVDQLSAFAEQVTRVAREVGTDGRLGGQAQVPGVAGVWRDLTDSVNGMAGNLTSQVRNIAQVATAVARGDLSQKIDVDARGEILELKNTLNTMVDQLSNFAEQVTRVAREVGTEGILGGQAEVQGVSGTWKDLTQSVNFMANNLTSQVRNIAEVTTAVAKGDLSKKITVDAKGEILDLVTTVNTMVDQLSNFADEVTRVAREVGTEGILGGQARVRGVTGIWKDLSDNVNTMANNLTSQVRNISRVSSAVANGDLTKKVTVEARGEVAELADTVNIMVTTLSSFADEVTRVAREVGTEGALGGQARVPGVSGTWKDLTESVNSMASNLTGQVRQIAAVTTAIAKGDLTKKIDIDARGEILELKNTINTMVDQLSSFAEQVTRVAREVGTDGQLGGQARVRDVDGTWRDLTESVNEMAGNLTRQVRAIAAVATAVTRGDLNLKIDVDAAGEIQVLQDNINTMIANLRDTTLANEEQDWLKGNLARISGLMQGRRDLDDVASLIMSELTPVVAAQHGAFFLAMPTGAVSELGTAGGRDGSYELCMRGSYGYSAGSMPTSFRPGETLIGTAAEEKRTIQVNVPPGYLKICSGLGEAAPAYVIVLPVLFEGKVLGVIELASFQPFTQIQRDFLNQIAEMIATSVNTISVNTKTEVLLKQSQELTEQLRERSAELENRQKALQSSNAELEEKAELLARQNRDIEVKNTEIEEARQVLEERAEQLAVSMRYKSEFLANMSHELRTPLNSLLILAKLLADNAEMNLSPKQVEFAETIHGAGSDLLQLINDILDLSKVEAGKMDVSPTRIALVQLVDYVEATFRPLTAEKGLDFSVRVSPELPATLHTDEQRLLQVLRNLLSNAVKFTDTGAVELVIRPAGADVPHAIREQLLEAGSLRDADADLIAFSVTDTGIGIAASKMRVIFEAFKQADGTTSRKYGGTGLGLSISREIARLLGGEIHAASEPGRGSTFTLYLPLHASELPPQGYPQLTPGIEPGRGMGDAGALLSQEQARLERSMAPSEPRTGSAALFRRRRKALGAAEQLNGLPGRAGDAGGASGGAPGAGGAGSANGSRPSGGSGADESWAADQQEAPEERRTYSFSGEKVLIVDDDIRNVFALTSVLEQHGLSVLYAENGREGIEVLEQHDDVTLVLMDIMMPEMDGYATTTAIRRMPQFAGLPIIALTAKAMKGDREKAIDSGASDYVTKPVDPDHLLTVMEQWMHQK